Proteins co-encoded in one Chitinispirillales bacterium ANBcel5 genomic window:
- a CDS encoding peptidylprolyl isomerase, whose amino-acid sequence MLNKVTLARFSLFFYGFSLFVLLFILVGCNNEPDSPVVARVGNSVLTLDELYESMPPEYSELITREQNVEYIRQWIDTEILYQEAKRQRIHREPNIRERLERMKKDLLSAEMISRGVGYKGHSVITEEDVRNYYYKNRHEFIREHDVVQYIEIVVDNLTIANQIRRTLNHENFLDVAYSRSKFPVNDPKNAPYIPLESIHPSIRNAIHSSPVPTITSPVRTDKGYHIVKVLNRLEKGDIATFDEVQHQISNYLSNYTQQKEAKNTLAELRLRNDVELNFDIIPGSRNYLEYEDVSEEYSE is encoded by the coding sequence ATGCTGAATAAAGTCACTCTGGCACGGTTTTCGCTATTCTTTTATGGTTTTTCTCTCTTTGTACTACTTTTTATTCTGGTTGGATGTAATAACGAACCTGATAGTCCTGTAGTAGCGCGGGTAGGTAATTCGGTTCTTACTCTTGATGAGCTTTATGAAAGCATGCCGCCTGAGTACAGTGAGCTTATTACCCGCGAACAAAATGTCGAATATATTCGTCAGTGGATTGATACAGAAATACTATACCAGGAAGCTAAAAGACAAAGAATTCACAGAGAACCCAATATTAGAGAACGTCTTGAACGAATGAAAAAAGATCTTCTTTCAGCGGAAATGATCAGCAGAGGTGTAGGGTATAAAGGTCATTCAGTGATAACAGAAGAGGATGTTAGAAATTATTATTACAAAAACAGACACGAATTTATACGGGAACATGATGTTGTGCAGTATATAGAAATTGTGGTAGACAATCTTACCATCGCAAACCAGATCAGAAGAACTTTAAATCACGAAAACTTTTTGGATGTTGCCTATTCAAGATCGAAATTTCCTGTAAATGATCCAAAAAACGCGCCCTATATACCACTTGAAAGTATACATCCATCAATACGTAATGCGATACATAGTTCTCCGGTCCCTACTATTACATCACCCGTAAGAACAGATAAGGGCTACCATATAGTTAAAGTATTAAACAGATTGGAAAAAGGTGATATCGCAACATTCGATGAAGTTCAACATCAAATTTCCAATTACCTTTCTAACTACACACAACAAAAAGAGGCCAAAAATACTCTTGCTGAGTTGCGTCTAAGAAATGATGTGGAACTAAACTTTGATATCATCCCCGGTTCCCGGAACTACCTAGAGTATGAGGATGTCTCAGAAGAGTATTCTGAATAA
- a CDS encoding peptidylprolyl isomerase produces the protein MKFLTVTILIITSLSFSLYAQEEITTEKNQSVQTEAEVAEAEVAEAEVAEAEVAEAEVAEAEVAEAEVAEVAEAEVAEAEVAEAEVAEAEVAEAEVTEAEVTETEVTETEVTETEVTETEVTETEVTEAEVDETEVDEVTEAETANAEITEDKTEPTTKTDEPTRLDGIAAVVGDEAILLSELESYTLLRLNNEQINPMSVDLEKIRQQFLNDLIDNKVLLVQAKSDSVYAVSDEEVERALNNHISTLLRQNNLTMEGLEKEIKRQQGISLVQFRRQMRSAIHEQLLMQRLQQSIYFGTNITRRYVENFYEEYKDKLPTVGESVNLSKLSIRMSASQSRTENAFRKINEIKNRLNAGEDFAELAKEYSEGPEASNGGELGFIARGTINERAFEDKAFSLSPGQISEPFKTRLGFHIIEVIERRERGVRVRQIFLDLTPGEEEIESVKAKLTSIKENITTAEDFKEAAEKHSFDRVSRSRGGEIGWETISDLPSSVRRAVNSLGKGDISEPVQENNIISIYRVNDRVENRSLTLDDDYPFISEKARELKTQETLQELVEKWREETFIDIRI, from the coding sequence GTGAAATTCCTTACCGTGACCATTCTTATTATTACTTCTCTCTCCTTTTCTTTATATGCACAAGAAGAGATAACTACTGAAAAAAACCAATCCGTGCAAACTGAAGCTGAAGTAGCTGAAGCTGAAGTAGCTGAAGCTGAAGTAGCTGAAGCCGAAGTAGCTGAAGCCGAAGTAGCTGAAGCTGAAGTAGCTGAAGCTGAAGTAGCTGAAGTAGCTGAAGCTGAAGTAGCTGAAGCCGAAGTAGCTGAAGCCGAAGTAGCTGAAGCCGAAGTAGCTGAAGCCGAAGTAACTGAAGCCGAAGTAACTGAAACTGAAGTAACTGAAACTGAAGTAACTGAAACTGAAGTAACTGAAACTGAAGTAACTGAAACTGAAGTAACTGAAGCTGAAGTAGATGAAACCGAAGTAGATGAAGTAACAGAGGCTGAAACAGCTAATGCCGAAATAACCGAAGATAAAACTGAACCAACTACCAAAACAGATGAACCCACCCGTCTTGATGGTATAGCTGCTGTTGTTGGAGATGAAGCTATTCTTCTTTCTGAACTTGAAAGTTACACGCTTCTTCGCCTTAATAACGAGCAGATAAATCCCATGTCTGTAGACCTTGAGAAGATCCGCCAACAGTTTCTTAATGATCTAATCGATAATAAAGTTCTTCTTGTTCAGGCTAAATCAGACAGCGTTTATGCTGTAAGTGATGAAGAGGTAGAACGAGCTTTAAACAACCACATATCTACTCTTTTAAGACAAAATAATCTTACCATGGAAGGACTTGAGAAAGAGATCAAAAGACAGCAAGGCATTTCTCTTGTCCAATTCAGAAGACAGATGAGATCTGCTATTCACGAACAACTACTCATGCAAAGACTTCAGCAAAGCATCTACTTTGGTACCAATATAACCAGACGTTATGTAGAGAACTTTTATGAAGAATATAAAGATAAGCTACCTACGGTTGGAGAAAGTGTTAATTTATCCAAACTATCCATACGAATGAGCGCATCTCAATCGCGTACGGAGAATGCTTTTAGAAAAATCAATGAGATAAAAAACAGATTAAATGCCGGAGAAGATTTTGCGGAATTAGCTAAAGAATATTCCGAAGGACCGGAAGCTTCTAATGGTGGTGAACTCGGTTTTATAGCCAGGGGAACAATTAATGAAAGAGCGTTTGAAGATAAAGCGTTTTCACTCTCACCAGGTCAGATTAGTGAACCTTTTAAAACCAGACTTGGATTTCATATTATCGAAGTTATTGAAAGAAGGGAAAGAGGGGTAAGAGTTCGCCAGATATTTTTAGATCTAACTCCCGGAGAAGAGGAGATTGAAAGCGTTAAGGCCAAACTTACTTCCATTAAAGAAAACATTACTACAGCTGAAGACTTTAAAGAAGCTGCAGAAAAACATAGTTTTGACAGAGTCTCAAGAAGCAGAGGTGGTGAAATTGGATGGGAAACGATCTCTGATCTTCCTTCCTCAGTACGTAGGGCCGTAAACTCTCTTGGGAAGGGTGATATCAGTGAACCTGTACAGGAAAACAACATCATTTCTATCTATAGGGTCAATGACAGAGTCGAAAACAGAAGTCTTACTTTAGATGACGATTATCCTTTCATTTCAGAAAAAGCCAGAGAACTGAAAACTCAGGAAACTCTTCAGGAACTGGTTGAAAAGTGGCGAGAGGAAACTTTTATTGACATTAGAATCTAA
- a CDS encoding class I SAM-dependent methyltransferase: protein MTLESNSSEYSTLASIYDKVMCHVQYDLWVNLINKITRRYCTGTDTSIFEIGGGTGVLGRSLKELGYKYYGSDLSFAMCKIAKERRDLPFFCANGTNLPVNKKFDLVIFLYDGINYLHTTNSFLSLYNEVFRILKPKGLFLFDVTTKFNSTNNFIDFLDYEDFGNFSYIRHSYFDKHTSCQYNEFTIYKQKSKNSPLYYRYKEKHTQKVYPIHFLENTIPKKLFNKIGIWDGYSFNRYSSLSERVHFLLQKSG from the coding sequence TTGACATTAGAATCTAATTCTTCAGAGTATAGTACTCTTGCATCAATTTATGACAAAGTTATGTGTCATGTACAATATGACTTGTGGGTCAATTTAATAAATAAAATTACCAGAAGATACTGTACAGGCACAGACACTTCTATTTTTGAAATTGGTGGTGGTACCGGTGTACTGGGAAGATCCCTTAAAGAACTTGGGTATAAATATTATGGAAGTGATCTTTCTTTTGCTATGTGCAAAATAGCAAAAGAAAGAAGGGATCTTCCATTTTTTTGTGCAAATGGAACTAATCTGCCTGTAAACAAAAAGTTTGATTTAGTTATTTTTCTCTATGATGGCATCAATTATCTCCACACAACTAACTCATTTTTATCACTCTATAATGAAGTATTCCGTATATTAAAACCTAAAGGGCTTTTTCTTTTTGATGTAACTACAAAATTCAATTCTACCAATAATTTTATAGATTTTTTGGATTACGAAGATTTTGGGAATTTTTCCTATATACGTCACAGTTATTTTGACAAGCATACTTCTTGTCAGTACAATGAATTTACAATTTATAAACAAAAGTCGAAAAACAGTCCTTTATATTACAGGTACAAAGAAAAACATACGCAGAAAGTGTATCCTATTCATTTTTTAGAAAATACAATTCCAAAAAAACTGTTCAACAAAATTGGCATATGGGATGGGTATTCTTTTAATAGGTATTCTTCTTTATCCGAACGGGTTCATTTTTTATTACAAAAGAGTGGTTAA
- the ftsE gene encoding cell division ATP-binding protein FtsE translates to MIQFSHVTKHFDDRYPALNDLSFFIDKGEFVFLTGASGAGKTTLLKHIYMEELPSSGQVLVCGYDSKSIKSKNLPYLRRKLGIVFQDFRLLHDRNVFENVAFALRVTGKSERDVKRKVFEVLSRTGLSHKCSNFPNQLSGGEQQRVCIARAIVNEPWVLLADEPTGNLDYAVSKDIFELLQIINSWGTTVIMSTHDLQLIKPYHYRLIELSYGKLTKGADSTLKPKFKGATL, encoded by the coding sequence ATGATACAGTTTTCTCATGTAACTAAACACTTTGATGATCGTTATCCTGCTCTTAACGATCTTTCTTTTTTTATAGATAAAGGTGAATTCGTATTTTTAACCGGAGCAAGCGGTGCGGGGAAAACCACTCTTCTTAAGCATATCTATATGGAAGAATTGCCTTCAAGTGGACAGGTTCTTGTATGTGGGTATGACTCAAAATCCATCAAATCCAAAAATCTCCCCTACTTACGACGCAAGCTTGGAATAGTTTTCCAGGATTTTAGATTGTTACACGATCGTAATGTTTTTGAAAATGTTGCCTTTGCATTGAGGGTAACCGGCAAATCAGAAAGAGATGTAAAAAGGAAGGTTTTTGAAGTACTATCCAGAACCGGACTCAGTCATAAATGCTCCAATTTTCCCAACCAACTCTCCGGAGGAGAGCAGCAAAGAGTATGTATCGCAAGAGCAATTGTAAATGAGCCTTGGGTGCTTTTAGCTGATGAGCCAACAGGAAATCTAGATTATGCGGTATCCAAAGATATTTTTGAATTACTTCAGATTATCAATTCCTGGGGTACTACAGTGATTATGTCAACCCATGATCTTCAACTCATTAAACCGTATCACTACCGATTAATTGAATTATCTTATGGTAAGCTTACCAAAGGTGCAGACAGTACTTTAAAACCTAAGTTTAAAGGAGCTACTCTATGA
- a CDS encoding NAD-dependent epimerase/dehydratase family protein, translating into MILVTGAAGFIGFHVTQELLNRGKEIVAIDSVNSYYEPTLKENRLKILNDNNNFNFHRFDLCDFDKLKAVFDKYKPKIVCHLAAQAGVRYSLSHPFAYQKSNNEAFLNIIELSKNSNVENFVYASSSSVYGSNTNLPFSENDRVDNPISLYAATKRSNELVAHCYSHLFNLNCSGLRFFTVYGPWGRPDMALFIFTKAIINNQPIDVYNNGKMKRNFTYIDDIVDGILRVLETPKEYELYNIGNNRAEDLLHFISVLEQKLGKKATYNFLPMQPGDVRATVADIEKIRALGFEPKTNIEQGIENFVKWYREYYS; encoded by the coding sequence ATGATCCTTGTGACCGGTGCTGCTGGTTTTATTGGATTTCACGTTACTCAGGAATTATTAAACAGAGGTAAAGAAATTGTCGCTATAGACAGTGTGAATTCTTACTATGAACCTACCCTGAAAGAAAATCGCTTAAAAATTCTAAACGATAATAATAACTTTAATTTCCATAGATTCGATCTCTGTGACTTTGATAAGCTAAAAGCCGTCTTTGATAAATATAAGCCAAAAATTGTTTGTCATTTAGCCGCACAGGCAGGTGTGAGATACTCTCTAAGCCACCCCTTTGCTTACCAAAAGTCTAATAATGAGGCTTTTTTAAATATTATCGAACTCTCAAAAAATTCGAATGTTGAAAATTTTGTTTACGCCTCTTCTTCCTCTGTGTATGGATCAAATACTAATTTACCTTTTTCAGAAAACGACAGAGTTGATAATCCTATCTCTCTATATGCTGCGACCAAACGATCAAATGAACTTGTCGCGCACTGCTATAGTCACCTCTTTAATTTAAACTGTTCAGGACTTAGATTTTTTACAGTCTATGGACCTTGGGGAAGACCAGATATGGCCCTCTTCATTTTTACAAAAGCCATTATTAATAACCAACCTATTGATGTTTATAATAATGGTAAGATGAAAAGAAATTTTACCTATATAGATGACATAGTAGATGGCATACTAAGAGTTTTAGAAACTCCTAAAGAATATGAACTATACAATATTGGTAACAACAGAGCTGAAGATTTACTTCATTTTATTTCTGTTTTAGAACAAAAACTCGGTAAAAAAGCTACCTATAATTTTCTGCCCATGCAGCCCGGGGATGTTAGGGCTACTGTTGCAGATATAGAAAAAATTCGTGCACTCGGTTTTGAACCAAAAACTAATATCGAACAGGGTATAGAAAACTTTGTAAAGTGGTACAGGGAATATTATAGTTAA
- a CDS encoding nucleotide sugar dehydrogenase, with the protein MYKPRICVVGLGYVGLPLSIELSKYFNVCGFDIKQSRIDNLRNFIDPNNEISPDDLKKSKIEFSDDPSIIKSAEFIIVAVPTPIDDHKNPDLTPLYKSSETVGANLQRGSIVVYESTVYPGVTEEKCVPILEQFSKLKWKEDFFVGYSPERINPGDKVNTVATIKKVISGDTEETTEKVAQVYEKAITAGVHRATTIKVAEAAKVIENTQRDINIALMNELRIIFDKMNISTKDVLEAAGTKWNFLKFEPGLVGGHCIGVDPYYLAYKAEELGHHPQIIMAGRRINDAMGRYFARELIKTMIHRKLKVMEGKVLILGITFKENVPDVRNSKVVDIIQELNDFGVQTDVWDPVAIASEVKQEYGVELITAPSPHEYEAVVLAVKHDKFVNDGINYNDYLVEKGYFYDIKQAM; encoded by the coding sequence ATGTACAAACCCCGGATTTGTGTAGTTGGACTTGGCTATGTAGGACTTCCGCTTTCCATAGAGCTTTCAAAGTATTTTAATGTTTGCGGTTTTGATATCAAACAGTCTCGTATTGATAATCTCAGGAATTTTATTGATCCTAACAATGAAATTAGCCCCGATGATCTAAAAAAAAGTAAAATTGAATTCTCAGATGATCCTTCAATTATAAAAAGTGCCGAATTTATAATTGTAGCTGTTCCAACCCCAATTGATGATCATAAAAATCCAGATCTTACTCCCCTGTATAAATCTTCTGAAACAGTGGGAGCAAATCTTCAAAGAGGATCAATTGTGGTGTATGAATCTACTGTGTACCCCGGCGTAACAGAGGAAAAATGCGTTCCGATTCTCGAACAATTTTCAAAATTAAAATGGAAAGAAGATTTTTTCGTTGGTTACTCACCAGAAAGGATTAACCCTGGTGATAAAGTAAACACTGTTGCTACTATAAAAAAAGTTATTTCCGGTGACACAGAAGAAACAACAGAAAAAGTAGCTCAGGTGTACGAGAAGGCAATTACTGCAGGTGTCCATAGGGCAACTACCATTAAAGTAGCAGAAGCAGCAAAAGTTATCGAAAATACTCAACGAGATATAAATATCGCTCTTATGAATGAGTTAAGAATAATTTTCGATAAAATGAATATTTCAACAAAAGATGTTCTGGAAGCAGCAGGGACAAAATGGAATTTTCTTAAGTTTGAACCAGGACTCGTCGGTGGACATTGTATAGGAGTGGACCCCTATTATCTTGCATACAAAGCTGAAGAATTAGGTCATCATCCTCAAATTATTATGGCAGGAAGAAGAATTAATGATGCTATGGGTAGATATTTTGCCCGCGAACTTATTAAAACAATGATACACAGAAAACTAAAGGTAATGGAGGGTAAAGTATTAATCCTCGGTATAACTTTTAAAGAAAATGTTCCTGATGTAAGAAATTCAAAAGTTGTAGATATAATACAGGAATTAAATGATTTTGGTGTTCAAACAGATGTTTGGGATCCTGTTGCTATTGCTTCAGAAGTGAAACAAGAGTATGGTGTGGAGTTAATCACTGCTCCTTCACCACATGAGTATGAAGCTGTAGTGCTTGCGGTTAAACATGATAAATTTGTAAATGATGGGATCAATTATAATGATTATTTGGTAGAGAAGGGATATTTTTACGATATAAAGCAGGCTATGTAA
- a CDS encoding polymer-forming cytoskeletal protein, with amino-acid sequence MDKGNKGLLTMIGEGAVFEGTAKVPHSFRIDGTFKGKLEIGEALFIGNTGVVEADIEAKSVIIGGKVKGNLMVEERIELESGSSLYGDLKTKDLVINDGAVFHGNSSMEKSKKANV; translated from the coding sequence ATGGACAAAGGAAATAAAGGATTATTGACTATGATAGGGGAGGGAGCAGTTTTTGAAGGTACTGCAAAAGTTCCTCATAGTTTTAGAATTGATGGTACTTTTAAAGGAAAACTTGAAATTGGAGAAGCACTGTTTATTGGAAATACAGGAGTAGTTGAAGCTGATATTGAGGCAAAAAGCGTCATTATTGGTGGCAAAGTAAAAGGAAATCTCATGGTTGAAGAGAGAATTGAATTGGAATCAGGTTCATCTCTGTATGGTGATTTAAAAACTAAAGATTTGGTTATTAATGATGGTGCTGTATTTCATGGGAATTCTTCAATGGAAAAAAGCAAAAAAGCAAACGTATAA
- a CDS encoding M23 family metallopeptidase — translation MKKKKSHYTLMFIPDGNGRTFSLSLHRYIVISLLVFFILFLTSLIVLLYKTGEIGLKLQLVSTLKTENKRLVEENEQMRLSNEKIATIEYLTSYLHRLASHADLDLTSEDKSLTINANQEIPVSGRIRNTRSPITTTREGFTTSVNYNGSSIPNILPVDGWITRRFSDTGKVHKGIDFAAATGTPIRSTAPGIVKEVKNDKYFGLMVTIKHDFGFVTKYGHCSQILVSDRDRVNRGQTIALVGNTGLSTAPHLHYELLKDGKHINPEDYLIGKKEPLVNGQRK, via the coding sequence ATGAAAAAGAAAAAATCGCATTATACTTTGATGTTTATACCTGATGGAAATGGGCGCACATTTTCCCTCTCTCTTCACAGGTATATAGTTATATCATTGTTGGTATTTTTTATATTGTTTCTAACAAGTCTAATTGTACTTCTCTATAAAACGGGTGAAATAGGATTGAAACTCCAACTTGTTAGTACTTTAAAAACAGAAAACAAAAGGCTTGTTGAAGAAAATGAGCAGATGAGACTATCTAATGAAAAAATAGCTACTATAGAATATCTAACCTCTTATTTACATCGCTTGGCAAGTCATGCTGATTTAGATTTAACATCTGAAGATAAATCACTTACAATAAATGCAAATCAGGAAATCCCTGTTTCTGGCAGAATAAGAAATACCCGATCTCCAATAACTACTACAAGAGAAGGTTTTACAACTTCGGTAAATTATAATGGCTCTTCTATACCTAATATATTGCCTGTTGATGGTTGGATAACCAGGAGGTTTTCAGATACAGGTAAGGTTCATAAAGGAATCGATTTTGCAGCTGCGACCGGAACACCTATTAGATCTACTGCACCTGGTATTGTAAAGGAAGTAAAAAATGATAAATATTTTGGTTTAATGGTTACCATTAAGCATGATTTTGGATTTGTTACAAAATATGGACATTGTTCTCAGATTTTGGTGTCAGACCGTGATCGGGTAAACAGGGGACAGACAATAGCTCTTGTTGGAAACACAGGGCTATCAACAGCACCGCACTTGCATTATGAATTGTTAAAGGACGGAAAGCATATTAATCCGGAAGATTATCTTATAGGAAAAAAGGAGCCACTAGTAAATGGACAAAGGAAATAA
- a CDS encoding ParB/RepB/Spo0J family partition protein: MNKRKALGRGLSNLIPTQDEENVKDSDIVYVERKSIKTNPYQPRIDFDEEEIKNLATSIENQGLLQPIVLRKKDNHYEIISGERRFRAFGVLGRDKVPCILKNKVTDREMLELALVENIQREELNEIEKAIAYQKLILECSYTHDQLSKQIGKSRAAITNSLRILNLPDEIQQMVRKAEISMGHARALLSIEKEDQQLKMAKRIVDDKLSVRDVEKISQDNRDDKPKTKPSLNPEPVDPDIADLIEKLQYKYGTSVKIKPGVNGDKGKLELHYFSKDDLVRVVDLLIK, encoded by the coding sequence ATGAATAAAAGGAAAGCTCTTGGTAGGGGTCTTTCAAACTTAATTCCTACTCAGGATGAAGAGAATGTAAAAGATAGTGATATAGTATATGTTGAAAGAAAATCAATAAAGACTAACCCCTATCAGCCTCGAATAGATTTTGATGAAGAAGAGATAAAAAATCTTGCTACAAGTATTGAAAATCAAGGTCTATTGCAACCGATTGTATTAAGGAAAAAAGATAATCATTACGAAATAATTTCTGGTGAACGTCGTTTTAGAGCTTTTGGAGTTCTTGGCAGGGATAAAGTTCCCTGTATACTGAAAAATAAAGTTACAGACAGAGAAATGCTTGAACTGGCGCTGGTAGAGAATATTCAGCGCGAAGAACTTAATGAGATAGAAAAAGCAATAGCATATCAGAAACTTATCCTTGAGTGTAGTTATACCCATGATCAATTATCAAAACAGATTGGTAAAAGTAGAGCCGCAATAACCAATTCTCTAAGAATTTTAAATTTGCCTGATGAAATACAACAGATGGTTAGAAAAGCTGAAATCAGTATGGGGCATGCAAGAGCACTACTTTCCATCGAAAAAGAAGATCAGCAACTGAAAATGGCAAAGAGGATTGTTGATGATAAATTGTCAGTAAGAGATGTAGAGAAAATTTCTCAGGATAATAGGGATGATAAGCCCAAAACAAAACCGTCGTTAAATCCTGAGCCTGTAGATCCTGATATAGCTGATTTGATAGAAAAATTACAATATAAGTATGGAACTTCTGTAAAAATCAAACCAGGGGTCAATGGAGACAAGGGTAAACTGGAATTACATTATTTCAGTAAAGATGATCTGGTAAGAGTAGTGGATTTATTAATTAAATAA
- a CDS encoding AAA family ATPase, translating into MGKIIAVCNQKGGVGKTTTSINLSACLCAAERKTLLIDMDPQSNATTGLGLDKYDIEYSIYDVITGTEIDERPLTLRDIRVKASCMDYLDVAPATPDLAGAEIELVNEMAREKKLRSAIHEVKDDYDYVIIDSPPSLGLLTVNILTAANSVLIPIQCEYYALEGLAELLNTIHLVQKNLNSLLVIEGALLTMYDGRLNLSRQVAEDVKSFFSGKVFDVVVTRNVKLGEAPSFAKPIILYDIMSSGAENYLNLAKEIMQNE; encoded by the coding sequence GTGGGAAAGATTATAGCAGTATGTAATCAGAAGGGTGGAGTCGGAAAGACTACTACATCGATTAATCTTTCAGCATGTCTTTGTGCTGCTGAAAGGAAAACTCTCCTTATCGACATGGATCCTCAATCAAATGCTACTACTGGTCTTGGGCTCGATAAATATGATATAGAGTATTCTATTTACGATGTTATAACAGGTACCGAAATAGATGAGCGTCCTTTGACCCTAAGGGATATCAGGGTAAAAGCTTCTTGTATGGATTACCTTGATGTAGCACCGGCAACACCGGATCTTGCAGGGGCAGAAATTGAGTTGGTGAATGAGATGGCCAGAGAGAAAAAGTTACGCTCAGCAATTCATGAAGTTAAAGATGATTATGATTATGTAATTATTGATTCTCCCCCCTCACTTGGACTTTTAACAGTAAATATTTTAACAGCAGCAAACAGTGTTCTTATTCCAATTCAGTGTGAATACTATGCACTGGAAGGATTAGCTGAACTTCTTAATACGATTCATCTGGTTCAGAAAAACTTAAATTCTTTACTGGTTATAGAAGGTGCACTTCTTACGATGTATGATGGAAGGTTAAATCTTTCAAGGCAGGTTGCAGAAGATGTGAAATCCTTTTTTTCCGGTAAAGTATTCGATGTAGTTGTGACCAGGAATGTAAAACTTGGTGAGGCTCCTTCTTTTGCTAAACCAATTATTTTGTACGATATCATGTCCTCTGGAGCAGAGAATTATTTAAACTTAGCCAAGGAAATTATGCAAAATGAATAA
- the rsmG gene encoding 16S rRNA (guanine(527)-N(7))-methyltransferase RsmG codes for MNALLNSFLDRAKECYELKELERLGLTPDLDQREQILTYICLLYKWNDTAGLIPESDESILFLRHFCDSLQPLLLFGFKKGATVLNLGASNGFPSIPIRIFRPDLSFVLQESDAEKSSFLKAVKNELEYENIEINEDEVSGLQKESKKFDYVISREYETLQNFSGVAKPLVASDGHMYTFKTDQFANELDFITNNKETDGIRISEIAEYDLGNQIMGLNLVSLELVH; via the coding sequence ATGAATGCATTGCTGAACTCTTTTCTGGATCGAGCGAAAGAATGTTACGAATTGAAGGAACTTGAACGTCTGGGGTTAACACCAGATCTTGATCAGCGGGAACAGATACTAACATATATTTGTTTGTTGTATAAATGGAATGATACAGCAGGTTTGATTCCTGAATCTGATGAGTCGATTTTATTTTTACGTCATTTCTGTGATTCGCTACAGCCTCTGTTATTATTCGGTTTTAAGAAAGGGGCAACAGTTCTTAATCTTGGAGCATCTAACGGTTTTCCTTCAATTCCAATAAGAATATTCAGACCTGATCTGAGTTTTGTGTTGCAGGAGTCTGATGCTGAAAAGAGTTCCTTTTTAAAGGCTGTTAAAAATGAACTTGAATATGAAAATATAGAAATAAATGAAGATGAAGTAAGTGGGCTTCAAAAAGAAAGTAAAAAGTTTGATTATGTAATAAGCAGGGAGTATGAAACACTTCAGAACTTTTCAGGAGTGGCAAAACCTCTCGTAGCATCTGATGGGCATATGTATACTTTTAAAACTGATCAGTTTGCTAATGAACTTGATTTTATCACCAATAATAAAGAAACTGATGGAATCAGAATATCAGAAATAGCGGAGTATGATTTGGGTAATCAAATAATGGGGTTAAACCTCGTCTCACTTGAATTAGTACATTGA